ATCCGTCccatatttaggctggatatgaggggtgacGGTCAACCCAGGCGTTTGAAGCACGTATGATGAGCCCGTCTAGGTCAAATTTTCATGACCGGTCAGTGAACTGGTCGTCCGCCCGGGCGTTTGAGGTGGATACGgggcgcccggctgtagatgctcttagatctCCATCCAACAACCAGGGTTGTGCTATTGTCCATCTTCTTCCATGCGTCGTCCTGGACCCAACCCTAACTCCAAGCCTCTACCACCAGCCGCCCCGTATCCTCCCCTCACCCACCCACTCAAGGGTGGAGCCAGCCCAGTAGGCCATCCCAGGCCGCCTTTGTACACTGTAGTAGAGGTGTACAATAAACTTCTACAATATACACTGCGTTTGGGACTCATGCCCCAGGCCTGGGGCTTGGCTCTGCCCctgcacccactcccccctcaTGACACACAGTAATGCGCTTGCCATCGCTCTGCAGGGGTGCAGCTACGTGTTGGCCAACACGTGCCTCGGCCCGCCTAGCCCAACAGGATGTGCACTCAGTTTTGGGCCGTGGAACTTCAGATCAGGAGTAATCTTTTCAAGTATGGCCAGCCGACCCGTCTAACCTTTTCCTTCAAGCTCCGCCATTGTCGCCATGGACATCCCTATTTTTTCCGGAAAAACGTCTTGACCTTTTCATCAACTTTCATGATAGTACAAGAACatcaaaaataaaaattacatccatatccgtagaccatctagcgacgactacaatcagtgaagcgagccgaaggcgcgtcgCCGTCATGGCCTTGGCCATCCCTCTAACCCCACCCTCATGTATAGCGTCGACGATGGCCTCGCACCCGTCAAGTTTCAAACTCGCTCCCGCTTTCAACCTCGTGGCATCGCCAGCTTCCACTCGTACAGGGCTCACATTCACCGTGGAGTCCACGGCCGACCGCAGCTGATACACAAAACTTTTTTGGATACCAGGTGTTTAGCAAAACCGGAAAAAGATAGCGTACAATCTACGCAGAATCGCCTCCGAGAGACTATGCCTGTATCACGTGAAACAGAGAGTTGTAGAGATCGACCATACTACACTCTACTAGTACTAGCTTTCACCGGAAATGATACTAGAGCCCGCTTTACTGCAGTGCTAGTGCTATGCTACTGGTAGGTCTCACGTGCAAGACACACGACACACGTCCATGTCATCACGGGCTCACGGCGCGATGACGGTGCCACTCCTGCAATTTCCGCCAACTCCAGTGGCCGATCCCGAGCCCCGGCGCTATATATACGCTCCCCGTCCCGCTCTCCAAATGCTCCATCCCATCCAATCCGCAAGTTGAATCGTCGCTCGCTTCAGTCCAATCCGCTTCGTCAAGCATGTGCAAGGTCATCAACACCGTCCAGTCGCTCGCCTGGCTGCGCCGCGCCGTGCGGCGGTGGCGCTCCCGAGCGGCGGCCTCGGTGCTGCCCAACAACGATGTGTTGGTGCCGGCGGGGCACGTGGCGGTGCGCGTGGAGGGCCGCGGCGACGGGGAGTCCTCGCCGAGACGGTTCGTTGTGCCGGTGGCGCAGCTGAGCCACCCGGCGTTCTGGGAGCTGctccagcaggcggaggaggagtaCGGTTTCCCGTCGGCCTCCGGCCCCCTCGCGCTCCCCTGCGACGAGGACCACCTCCGCGATGTCCTCCGCCGCGTCTCGTCCTCGGTCCCCAAGGATCGCGGCTGCTTCCGCCGCCGCGGTGCCATGGCGGCGCCGCACGATGACTCGCGGCCGCTGCTGCCGGGGGTGGCTTTGAAGAAGCTCGTCTCGTGATTAATCGTAGGTCGATCGTTCGTTCGTATAAGCGGGATAGCCGTGCTCATTTGCTCCTTTTCATGCAAGCCGAAAGCAGCAGCCAGCAGTAGTACAACTACGGTCACGCGCGCCCATGCCGCGGCGCCGTGCCATCCAGGGCGCAGAGTGCGCGCGCTGAAACCGGGCAAAACTGTTACACTGACAAATCGCCCCGATGCTACTGGACTATCACCCCATCAGTCGAGTTGGCATCTTATAAAATGTACATATTTTCTTGTCCTAAAGATTAAGGCCCTGTTCGGAGACCCGCCACTCCACCACTTCGTTCCCGGAGTTGGAGTCAAAAAGCACGGAGCTGGGAAAGAGATGCTCCAGCTCCTCGTGTTTTTAGGAGTTGGAGTGACTCCGAACAGGGCCTATATATTTGTGTCCTATTTGCAGATCTGTTGGCTGTATCCTGGAGGGTGGAGGGAAAGGTAGTCACCTGCACACAACCAGCTAAAAAAAATCACAACACACACGCACACTCACTCGTACGAACTTATACTTGGTTCATTAGGTTTCAGTCTTACTAGAAACTAACGCGTGCTTTACTGCGCCATTTTTCAGTCCTGAGGTTCACATTTCCCCCTCTTGCAGGCGTATTGTTAGCCTTAATGCAACCTACAGCAGATTTGGGAtctgaaattaaaaaaaaaacatCTACCAATTCAGAAAAGAGCTACAACTAAAAATTCAGAAAGAAGAGAAGAGGCAGGACATCTCTGGATTAGTCTAGCTCTGCCTTTGCCTGCACCATTGGTTACCATGAGCAAAGATAACTGAAGTTGCTAGGAGGGTCCTTCAGTATCTATCTCAAATACATTCATGCAGTAAGCAGGCTCCACAGACACCATATCTGATCTAGATTAGGCATCCCCAGGCTAAATTACCACTCGGACAACACCAGGCTGAATTACTACTCGAACAACCTTGTTCAAAGAACTAAAATTAAATTGTAGCACATATtcacaaaaattctgaaaatatgcATGGGTGAACTTAACTAAACGGAAATGAAATCAAGCTTCTCTATAGACATCACACATATATCGCAGGACCTATCGCAGGGGATGGAACTTCTGAAGCTCACACTCTGAAttactgcaagctagacaccgtgGTTAGCTAGATCGACATGCTGTGCTCGACACCAATTTGACGCCTCTGCGTAGGATAGCAACAATAATAAATATAAGCACAAATGGCAGCAGCACAATCTCTATATATGAGCAAGCATAGATATATAGCAGCAGCATTTGAAGCCTCAATAATTATAAACCGCGGTAGCACAAACTTTGTATAATCAGAAAACACAGATTGCAGCAAAAAGTACAAATAGACTCCCAATCTCTTGCATCTTACTCTCAGTATCTCAATGATCTATGTGTCAATCATCTCACTCTCAATCTCTCATCACCTAGCACAGCACACGCACATGCACGCACAACCCCAGCCCCAGCGCGCTGATGTGGCTCCTGCACCACCAGTCCACCACCGTGCCGGCCATGACACCATCGCCCCGCCTCGGGCCGCACTCCCGCCGGCCCGTCCCACCGCCGTTCACCATCCCCCGGTTGTGCCTCCTCCAATGGCGGTCAAGCCTGCGCTGGCCGCCACATCCCCTCAATTTCTTTGCACCCAGGTGATCCTTTCTCTCTCGCTCGCGTTCTCAGGTACACACAGTACAGAGAACGCGACATGGGCTAGAGATAGCAGAGAAAAGGACGGGCTGGGAGAAGCGGTGCGACGCCGGCGCTAAGCCTAGGGGCTAGGGCTCGCCGGGGAGGTCGCCCCGGGCTAGGGTTAACCATGGGGGCGATTGCTTGCCGGAATGTCTAGGCGGTGGCGAGCAATCGACGGAGGTGAGAGAGGCAAGGATGGGTCGGCGATGGCGGCGACAATGGAGAAGTGGACATGATTGGAGGTGGCGGTGGCGACTGCGGGGAGAGATGGGGATAGGAGCGGACGAGAGAGGAGGGCGTGCAAGGCTTGCTGATCTTTCGCCTGTGTTCTTTCCCACGACAGAAACAGAGCACACACTTACAACTGGGCCCACACGCATTTCTCCTAACCGTGCAAGGTCGTACAACTCTGTCGTGACAGATTGAGCCATGCCGCTTTTACCGAGCCGAACAGTAAAGAATTCTCCTGCTGCAGGGAACCAACAGGGAAAAGAAGCGAACTTAGAACTTGCAACCTCTCACGTCGCAGCATTTTTTGGGAGCTTGGTAACTGGATAGATACTTGGTACTCTGATGTGTTCATTGATAACTTGTTCTTAGAAAAAGTCTGGTCTTGCCCGAAAGAACTAGTGATTGGTGGCTcctgagctcaaatgagctcggaatGAACAGTAAATTCcaaaagaatgaaaataagttcaaaaaaaacaaACTTTTTATGGAAAACTTTAacaaatgttttgagtgcttgcaaaatttcaccgtggaatgacattcgtggaagccGTGCCAAAAATAACAAAATCAGCACTTCAAGATGCTTTTGAAAATAACACTCTTGGATCATCAactttttttgccacgacttccacggaTGTCCTTCCATGATGTAATTTTACAAGCACCCAGAACCTTTGTCAATGTTTGTCACAAATAAATTTTAgaactttttttatttgtttcagaATTTACTGTCATGAGCTCGAGCTGAGAAACATCACGTCCGCTGCAATAGCTGCTTCATTGTCTCTTGAGTGTCCTGATTTGCGTTGGTAAGACATGGAGACGACACGTGGCTATGGGTAACCGCGATCCTATGTTACAATGTGTCTTTGCAGAGGCAGTGCGTGGTGCACTGTTTGGCCTGATGATGGCAGATTGGCCATAGCGATGGAGTGACAACTCTGGGTGCATTGTCTCGAGACCATTGGCCATGTCGAGGTTTACCACTGATGTACACTTGCATCGGAGGGGGTCGTTGGATCGTCTCTAATACGAGATTCTGGCAGCACAAGCTTTCCTCACCCTCTAATCCGCACCACTTGTGAATCGACGGATGTTCTTGGCTTCATAGATCACTCTGGGTGCCTGGTTGTTTGCCTAGTGTGTCCAAGTTCCCCAGTCACGTGGCTGGGCCCACTTCTAAATCGTGCGCACTTGCATCTTCTTCGTTAGTTTAATGACTGCTCGGCGAGGATAATGGTTgcaattttctattatttttattattatcctctgcCTTCACATAACTTTTGTCTTATATGACTTGGCTCTTTCTTGGTGTGAGACTTGTGTGTATGCATCAGTGTTGGATGTGTGGATCCTAATGGTGTAGAGGTCGGATGTGTCTTCTTTGTGTTTTGTATCACTTGATGCTTCATGATGAGTTAATAAAGAACATCCTTACAAATAAATGGGATGGTATTCTATCAATAAAAGATAATGATATGGGTTTCTAAACGAGATATGCACCAAAATGGGTATGATGCACTAGATACGAATGCTTTATCATTTACAATTAATTTTTATATTCATAGATGTTAGTCTTTTCAAAGTTGAGGCTTTTTCAACTTTGTAGGAGAGAGACAATAAATATCTTCAAATTCTTTGAAAATTTTGTCTCCCCATCCACATTTCCAACTTGATTGAGGATTGGCCGCGCTTAATTGACATGAACATTGACTCCTGGGCCAACTTTCACTCGGTTAAGGATTGGTTGTGTTCCGATATTCATCTCTAGAACATCCAGGGGCATGACATATTGTGCGTGCTAGTTTGTTAGGAAATATGGATTGAAAAACCGCGAGATCCTTTTGAAATAATTTCATCCAAGTTACCAAACATTGGTACAAAGATTTAACTAGAAGACGTGGATAGATTATTGCTAGGGATAAACACTCGACCTATGCCATACATCGAGAGTGTACCTTTTCGTTTGTTTTTGAGCCTTCGGAACATCCTTATCTAGCATGAAACACACCCCGACAGTAAGCACGATGGCAAAATTTCATTTTCAGCAATATTTATTCACAATAAAATATAACTAATATTGTATGAAAATTCATATAATAGGAACACCATTATCATTTGGTAGAAGTATATGCAGAAGAATCTAATTTGAAGTGAAGATAAAAACACTCATCTCTCTACAATTTTTATTGGTACAATAATTATTCGTCAATGGGAATATAATGGctacaaaaacaaattagatagtGTCTAGATAATTAGACTACGAGGAATACTACTGGTCTTCACATTTCTAAGAAATCATTCGATTACTTATGAGAAAAAATCAATTAAAAATCACTCATCCACACATAATACTCATCTATTGGCAAACTGAAATATACGACTTTGTCTGGAAACCCTTCTCCATAGTGTTAAGGATGAGTCATGAGATGTTGGTATTTTGGGAAAGGTGCTGACGGTGAAACTGACGAATAAAATGATCTTCCTCTAGAATTAACGTATGGCCTCGTATGGTGCCCAAATTAGTAATATGAAATAGTTTTTATCATGTTCTATTATTTCTTTTTATGTCAAATGGGAAATATCTAGACTCCACCGTTATGTTTTATAATTTTCATAACCTACAACACGCATCTGGCATGAAAAACACCCTTTAACATTACATTTGTAGAAAACACCAATTAATCTTAACATAAATCTTATTAAGATTTATTTTGAAGAAGACTCCATCTTTCTTCTTCTTATGCATTTCATGCAATAAGGCCACACCTATTTTACTTGTTTCAACAATAACTTGATTATTATTAATGTTAGTAAATTTGAAATAACACATTAAGATGAAAAATCGACCTATAATGTTGAATTTTTCTAGCATCTACACATTTAGGATTAAGAGTGAGAATTCCATAATTAAAATTTTGCGATATCCAATCTACCATGGTGAATTCATGGAAAAGGTAAATGAAGATCATAATAAACTAGAGACCAAAATTTCTCATAAAACTCAATAGGTAGTGCATCGGGATGAGGAATTCTATTATGTTGCATTTGGGAAACACCAGCTTTTATTTATTACAAACTAAAAACACTACAAAGAAAAGATCTATCAGCATAATCTAGAGCACATGGCATAGGGTAATCTAGAGATATGTTTAAAATTGTATCAACGTCACAATAAATAGACCGTTTAGTACGGGTGGTTCGCTGTCTACAAAGAACACAATAAATAGATTATCCCATatccaaaaatatgtttttttATTGTATCAGCAGAACATTCTATAGAACATTTCATATCCATTCAAATGGATTTTTTGTGAGGAAACTTTTTATATATTCATCAGCCAAGACAAtacaaagaacacataaataacAAAAATTGCGTCCATGTCGGCAGGGCACCAAGGGACAACTAGAAACATTGAAACAAGCTTAAGGTGTGGCGCCGTCATCGTCCCTCCCTCACTGGAGTCGGACCAAACTTTTTGTAGTAGATAGTCAGGAAGTCGTACTGCTAAGCCCCCACAGGACCAGCACACCAAAACAGCAACCGTCGCCAATGAGTAGATCGAAAGGATCTAATCCATAGACACACGAATGAAGATGAACAAAGATTGGATCCAAGCAGATTCACCGAAGTCCAACATCGATCGAATCCCACAAGATACGCAAGACACACACCTCGACATGTCATTGGACGATGCTGGACACATAATAGAATGGCGGCTAGGCCGGCataaccttattccatcttcaggaagcTGCCACTGCCTCAACTTTCTAAGCAGCACACAAACCCTAAACGAACTCACAAAAATACCTAAAAGCGAAGCCAGCCTGCCGGCAAGGGCCAGGGTCCACCGCACCTCCGTGACCCTAGGACCACCGGAGACGAGGCAGACCGGCCGAAGGGAACGGAACCGTAAACTTTTTCTTTCTTCGGAAGGAGGTGGGTGATGCCTTCCACACCTTGGATTTTTGTGCCATCCAAATGGATTTGTAAGGGGCACACCAAAAGCTTGGATCATCGGATAGACTCAATATGGGAATACAAACCAAGCTGAAACTGTGCTCAGCCGTGAAGTGGCAGCAAAGAGTTGAAAACGTGGAgatttagtggaactacacaaaaaagCTGTTTTTCTCTTTGGGTGGCCAGACGGACGCAAAATGTCCATTTGTGCCAACCGGTGTGCCAGTGCACGCTACACGCGCAACACATATTAGGTTTATCTTTATCCTTTTCTGATTTATGGTTGCCGAAAGTCCATTCCATTAATTAAACTAAAAATTAGATAAACCCTAGATCTAACTAGGGTAGACGCCGGAGCACGTGGTGGCGCTGCAGCCTACTGCTCATCCTCATCGCCGACGAGGTCAATGTAGGTTGGAGGTGACCATGGCCACGCTGGTGCCGGTGGTAGCGGTGGCCCTACCATCGGTGTACACGATGGCGTAGATGGCGCCTCCTGCGTCTCGTGTTGCTGCTCCTACTGGCGCTCCTCTGGCTCTAGCATCCCTGGTAACATGGAAGTCCACGTACACGTCCGCCCAACTAGTCCATGTAGTGGCCACATCTCTGTCTCCGGCGTAGGGACGGGCACGGTTGCCTCCATCATCGATGCCTGGAGCGCCAGGGGCAGGTCAGGCCAGAGCGCGAGCTCAGCCAGCTCTAAGGCCTCGTTGGCTTGCTTGAGCGCCTCATCGTCCTCGTCCACGGTACCCCTCGGCTGCTCGGGAACTGGAGCACACGCCCACGGCGGTGCTAGAGCACAACATGTTGACATGGAGGCCGCATAAGAGCAGGACAACCTCATTGCAGGAGGATGTGTGGGATCGTTGGGGCGGGCTGGAGGGCGTTACAGGCTACCAGCTGACGCGTCAATGCCCTGCCACGACTGTGTTGGAGGCCGCAAGCCAATGTGTTGATGCTTTGCCAGGGCTGGTTTCCTGCCGCTCCCTCGCTTTTAGGAGGATGCTCACCACGCCACCTACGTCGAGGCCGCTGCCCCTGGCATAGTCTTTGAGGATACCACCACAGGACGATCAT
The window above is part of the Triticum aestivum cultivar Chinese Spring chromosome 2A, IWGSC CS RefSeq v2.1, whole genome shotgun sequence genome. Proteins encoded here:
- the LOC123186263 gene encoding auxin-responsive protein SAUR19-like; protein product: MCKVINTVQSLAWLRRAVRRWRSRAAASVLPNNDVLVPAGHVAVRVEGRGDGESSPRRFVVPVAQLSHPAFWELLQQAEEEYGFPSASGPLALPCDEDHLRDVLRRVSSSVPKDRGCFRRRGAMAAPHDDSRPLLPGVALKKLVS